One Bythopirellula goksoeyrii genomic window, AACTCTCAAAAAATGGCAAAGCGTGAGGATTGTGACGATTCTCGCTTCTCGTGAGCCGCAAAATGACTCCGAGCATCTTCGAGGCTCCTACGCCAAGCGGGGTGAAAAGTACCTGTATTCGCGAATACTTGCGCGACCCGCAAAGTTTAACATCCCACGTAAATCAGATACGGATGAAGGAAACAATAACTTGCCACTGGCGCCGAAGTAGTTTCCTGGAGTATCGAGAAATACTCTACTCAGGCAGTCCAAATCGATACCCAACATCGCGAATCGTATGAATGAATTGCGGCTGGCTTGGGGTGGGCTCGATTTTGCTTCGCAGCGTGGCAACACAGCGGTCGACGCTCCTGCCGTTGACGATGATTGACCTCCCCCACACATGATTAATGATGTCACCTCGAGTAAGTGCCCGGTGGGGGCGTGATGCAAAGTATTCCAGCAGTGCGTATTCCTTGCTGGTCAAAGGGATTTCATGTCCGTCGCGAGTCAAATTGTGAGAAGTGCGATCGAATATCAGGTCACCTATAACAATGCGCTCAGCCATTTCGTTGCCATGGCGACGTAACAATGTCTTTACTCGTGCCAAGAGTTCGCGAATGCTGAACGGCTTGGTCATGTAATCGTCCGCTCCGAGTTCCAGGCCGCGAACGATATCTTCTTCCTGCCCCTTGGCCGTAAGCATCAGGATCGGCATCTCAAGTTTAGCCTGCCGTACACGTCTGCAGAGATCGTAGCCATTAATCCGCGGTAGCATGATGTCTAGCACTACGAGGTCAGGAGGCTCGGCCAAGACATACGCGATGCCCGCTTCGCCATCGGTCGCCGTTTGAACGTCGAAACCGGCCGAGGTGAAATTGTCGCTCAGTCCCCGCAGCAGGGTCGCATCGTCTTCGACGATCAAGACTCTCTGATTCGCACTTACTTGACTCATCGATTGTCCTCCGCAGGAACTGTTACAACATGAACTGGTGCGGCTTGCTTTGCGGTGTCCCCGTGGAATTTTGGCAAGTAAAGAGTAAACGTGCTTCCTGCGCCTGGCTGACTCTTGACCTTTGCGTCACCACCGTGCGATTGCATGATCGCGGCCACGATGCTCAACCCCAAGCCACAACCTCCCTCGCTGCGAGCCACGCGTTGGTCCACTTGGTAAAATCGATCGAATACGTGGCGCGTCGCCCCAGGACTCATACCGATGCCGTTGTCCCGTACGGCGATGGTCACTTGGTCGCCCAAGGTTGCGGAGGTCAGATGAATTTCTCTGTTTTCGTCCGAATACTTCCTGGCGTTTTCCAACAGGTTTACCACGGCCGTGACCAGCGCATCCTTGTCGCCCAATACCAAAGCCTCGGTCCCTTCGACGACGTGCAGACACTCGTCGTCCCAGCGTTCGCAAAAAATGGCTGCTGCCTGCTGAATCACCTCGCACACATCGATCACTTGATAATCAAATCGTTGTTTGTCCCGTTCCAAACGAGAGAACGTCAAAAAATTGTCGATTAATCGTGTAAGCCGCGCATTCTCATGCGAAATGAGTTTGAGATACTCACGCACATTGTTCTTTGAACTCTGGCGCGGCTCACCATTTTCGGATTCCAAAAGTGTGTCGACTAAGAGGCGAATCGAGGCAAGCGGCGTTTTGAGCTCGTGGGAAACTGTCGCCACCAGATCGTTCTTGAGTTGTGCCAGACGCATCCGTCGCTGAAGCGTCGATGCCAATAGCCAACCCAACACACAGGTCGCCGCGACCACCAAAAGAGCAATCCAGGCATGCACGGCCTTGCGCTGCTTTGAGGTTTCGTCGAAGGGATTGCCGTCGGCTATCAGCCCAAGTCGCCAACCGGGGAGCGACTTCCCGAGCGAAGTGTCCAATATTGCTTCGGAAGATTCTTGGGGACCCGAGACGACAAAGCTCACGCCTTTCGGCAGTGCCAAGTCATTTGTCAGCTTCAAGATTTGCTCGGGGAGTGACTCGGCACGATAGAGCCCCACCACACTGCCATCCTGCGACGCGCAGCTCCACATTCCGGCGAGTGGCGTGGGATGTAATCGTGGCGTCGCAAAACTCGGCTCATAAATTGAAATCGCCCTGGCAGCCAATTCCTCAGCCGGTTGCGTGGGCCAATTAAGGGGCTCGGAAGCCAACTCCTGAAGGGCATTCATTAAGAACCGCCGTTGTGGGGCCAGCAGAGTATTCTGTTGGTAATCTCCCAGGCGGCGCTGCAGACTGTTGGCAACTTCGTTCCACGCTTTTGTGTCGCGGTCCAGCACTTCTAGAAGTCGCAACTCTGCCGCGGCGGCAAAGGATCTTCCTTGCGCGTCGTGCAGCCCGTCTTGCCCACGCAGCTTCTGCAGCACCTCAATCGCCTCGATTCGTTTGTCTCCTTTCAAGAGACTACGCACCTGAGCTTGCCAGGCTGATGCCACATCCGGCCCGTACACATCCTCGGCGATTCGTGCATATGCCTCGGCTGCCTTGTGCCACTGTCCGATGAATTCCAATCGCTCGGCGTTCTCCCACGCAGGGACTTTCTCTGGCATTTCCTCGGTAGTCGTGGTCGCCATGTTCGGGTAGACGATCTGACCTTGGTCATCGCGAACAAGCAAGCTGTCGGCGATGCCGTTGGAAATCCCATCAGCGAACGCCTGTGCCGGGGTTTGTTTCCCCACTTGCTCTGACAACTTTTCAAGCTGTGCGATCCAGCGATCTTCGACGGCCTGGCTAGCCGATTGCAGGTGCGCCTGATACGCCTCGGTCAGTCGCTGCCCGGTAGCAAGCCTTTCATTGCGTACCGCCTCGCGCATCATCCACACCGTTCCTACGGATGGCACCAATACCGTCAGCAGAAGCAGCAAGATAGGCCACGCGAGGCGGTCGCTCTCAGAACTGGATTGCCAGAAGCTTCGCATGTGAAGAGATCCTACTTCACCTCAAGCGTTGACAAAATCTCTGCGAATTGCGGCTCCCACTGCTCAAGCTGCTTGGTCTCCACCGCAGATCGTACATTCGCTGCCGAGGTTTCGCCAAAGATCGTGATCCGCCGCGCTGTCATCGACTTCTTCCCCTCCTTGAATTGGAAAATCGCACTTGCAGCCGGTCGACCGCCGATCGAGGTGGTTTCAATCCCTTTCTCATCCAGCTTAAAATCTACTGTCTCGTTACGATACTTTTCAATCGACTCTTTTAGCCAAGACTCAGGCGAGTCGAACTTCGAGCGGATGGGCTCCAGCGGGCCCGCCTCGATACGCGTATTCGCGATTGAATCAGGATCGATAATCGTCGTAGTGGGGCTTGCGTCCTTCTCTCCGCCACTGGGAGTGTAGGCAAACCAGTTTGGTGGTAGCGTCACTGAAAAACTCGGTTCCTCTACATTCGTGCTATCTGTGAAAGGGCTGTCGCGAATCTCGCTCAATCTCGCAGTCACCCCGCCACCGCGGAACTGAACGATGTACCGATGCTCATCCGTAGAAATCCAGAAGGTCTGTCCAATGTTCAACTCAAGCCGAAAGCACTCAAAATTCCCTGCAGGAACTTCAAGCGTCTCAAGTTTCGTAACATCTATTTCCAGCGGAATCAAAGTCGTTCCCAATGTAGAAATGATCTGTGCTGTCGTCTTATAACCTTCTTTGAGAGGCAGCAGGCGAAACATTTCCGCAGCCTGCTCGTTGTCAAAGACCTGCCCCTTGAACTTCAGCGTCGTCGAATCGGTTTCGTTGGACAACTGGATTACGACTTCATTCTTGCCGTAGCTTCCTGTTGCCTGACCCAGCATGGAGTGCTTCCAAGTGCTTTCAATGGGAGCAAAGGTCTCCTTGTTGATCAGCACGCGACTTTTGCCCAATTGGCCATTGATCACAACAGTTTGCCACGTCTGACATTCCCAATGGGGTTGACCTTCTTTCTCGATTGCTGAAACGCGATAGATTTGCTGTCCGACTCCCATACCATTCGGGAGTTGCATCTCCATTAGCAACTCGTCTCCTGCTCCCCACGGCACGGGGAGTAATTGAGGCTCTCTCGGCAAATGCTTTCTCGCTTCGGCGACGACATCTTCCGCTTGGGGATAATTGTCAATCACGGCCTGAAATGCCGCCGTCGCCTTGTCGGTTTTTCCTTGCTTGGCATAGATCAAACCAATCCGCAGTTGTGCTTGGGCAGCGACCTTCTCGACAGCTTTTCCTTCCGCGACAACTTGTTCATAGACTTTGATCGCTTGATCCAGGTCACCCACCGTCTCCTCGGTGTAGATTGCCTTTTCCAATAGCTCCGACGCAGTTGCAGCATTGGCCGGTGCCGCGACAGTAACAAGTGCCACACTGGCCATTAGATTCAGCCAACACAGTCGGCTCGGGGTGGATCGTAAACAATACATGACGTTGCTCCTTTACTCTAAAATAACAAGGGTGCCGCTAGGATACTCCCTAGCGGCCGAAACCCAGAAATTGGATTCCACGGCTGTTACTTTAGGAAAAGCATGTTACCTATGTGTTACCAGTCTGTTCCCAATTTGTCCTATTTTGCTCGGCCAGATAATGGATCCTGCGGGCGACTACGAGACGATCCTTCTTAGCTCGATTCTGCGCACCGTGGCGGAAGTTCTTTCGCGGCCATTTTGTGAAAATCTTTTATCACAAAACAAAACCCCCTGTCTTTTTGTTGTTTTCCAGCGGTTTGGTGAAGATTCTGCAATTGTTATGTAATACAATACCCCTCTGACCTACAACGAGGCGGAACGCTTCGAGCAAACAGCGAACCGGCAACGACAGGCAGATCTCTATCCGATCCGGCGCCGGGACCGGAGCGATTAGCTGCATTGAGCAGGGGTAACTGTTCAATTTCCAAGGATCGGCGCAGCGCAATCGTGTGCAACGACGATTCTAACAGATCGCGCGGCCAAAATCTTGCGCAAAACTATGGCAAATGACGAGAAGAGAAATATGCTAGGCGTGGGAAGCACCTAGGCTTTCTGTGCCCGCAACGCGATATACCGAGCGACGTACCAAGCTTTGCAAGCCCATCCTACTTTCCTGGGTTTGGTAATTGAGCGGAGGCCGTGAATAAGCCACGGGGGGAGTCCCGGAATCGAGAAGCCACCATCATCGCAGTCCCTGAATCCACTGCAGAGGACTACGGCTTGTTCCGGCTTTCACTTCTCCACGGGATTGACGTGCAATCAGTGTAAATGCACATGATCTGCGGCTTGCTTCCAGGCCTCAATCTTCCACGATTCGCCTAGAGTCGGATTGTTCACCCGAACGCAATGAACTAGCACTGAGGAGGAACCACTCTTGTTGTCCAAGGAATAATCGATGGATACCGTTGGTTGAGCTCGGCCACTGTCAACGCTCATCGAAACTGGCTTAAATTCAATCGCCCCCACCTTTGCCTGGGCACGAAGATCCTCAACGAAGTGGTCCTCACTCAACGTTTCGACAAAATCTTGAACAGCAGGTTTGGATGATTTAGGAGCAGACGGATTACCGGGTGCTGCGTCAGGTTTCGCGAGCCCTCCGATCGCCCTAGGGGAAAGCTGCTCAAGGGCTCCCGAGATATTTCCTTCGACAATTGTATCGAGCCACTGCCGTGCCGCTTGATCGGCCTGCCGCTGGAAGAGTTGAGAACGGACCAGCGTTTTCACAGGTGCGGCCACAAGACAGAAAACTGAAAGAAAAAGTGCCAACTTGGCAATGTTCATACCCGAAAGTGTTTCCGCGTGAGATCGAATGCTGACGCATGCCAACAATGCCACTGCTATACCCATCATGGGGAGGACTAGAAACAACGGAACCATCAAAGCCAATGGAGACAACAACCCAAGAACTAAGGCCAAGATTGCCAGGCTACTCAGAGAGCGATACGAAATAAGTTCGTCTGCGTCATAAGCGTCCATATTATCTGCTCCACTGCGGAAAGTAGCTCACTGTAGGACCGACTTTGAAAAAGCAGGATCTATGAATTCTGTCAGAACAAGTCTAGGGATTGCTCGCAGTAAATGTCTTGTCAATGCCCTCTGCAGAGGCAAACGAATTCGCGACATTCCAAAAAGGCGCCCGAGCATAGGTAAAGACACTTTGGGCAAAACCAGGACTATCGGAGTATTTCCATTCGCCAGCCTTTATCGCGATGCGATCGAGCGTGTAGGCGGCGAAACTGGCAAACATGACAGCGACAAAAACCCCCACTAACGGACCGCCAATTTTGTCTACCAGTGGGATAAATCGCATCTTGGTCCGCGATGTACGATCTGCCACGATTCGAATCACCAGTACTGATACCGTAAACACACCCCACACTCCCGCAAACACAAAATACCAAGCGTTGTCTGGACCCTTGCCCGCCTGTTCCCCAAGAAAATTTCCCGCCGGCACTCCAATGAAGATACCAAACAGGCCACCTAGCATAACACTAATCAGTGCAATAGCATTGCTCCACAGCCCTTCGTTTACCGTCATCGCAACACCAGCGAACAACAATGCACAGATCAAGATGGCAAGGTACAACATAAGAATTACCTAGGAATTTAAATCAATTTTGGGTTTAGTCGACTACACCGTATCGGTCATTGTTTCAACACTCTCGTCAACTCTTGCAATGACGTGGTTCCTTGTGCTACCAACAAGACTCCCTCTTCTTGCAGAGAACGTTGCCGAGAGGCCCGGGCTGCTTCCTTCAACAAGGGGAGTTTGGGTTGCTTGATCAGGATTTCCCGTATCTTGTCGTTCACGACAAGCAATTCAAATAATCCCGTACGACCAAGATAGCCCAGACCCTGGCAAGCCTTGCACGGTTTTTCAATCTCATCCCCTTTTGGTGGCCGATAGAGCTGTTCTACTTTGCCAGCCGGAATGCCAAGCTTACGAAGCACATCTGACGGCGGAGTATACCCCACCTTACAGTCGGGACACAATTTGCGAATCAACCGTTGGTACAGCACTCCCTTAGTAACCTTCGCAAACTCTTTGGGGGGCATTTTCAACTGCAAAAATCGCAGCAATGCCTCAGCAGCTTCTTTCGCTCGAATACTTGTCACGACAAGATGTTCATCCTGCACTTCTTTAAACAGCAATTTCGCAGTCTCTACATCTGTCATATCTCGCAAGACGTAAACGTTGGGATAGGTACGAATCAGTGTTGGAAGAATTGACGCCGGGGTTTCCCCCTTGGACGCATCGTACGTCGTGACTGAGATATTCTGTATGTCATGCTCACGATTAGAGACCTCCTCGATTGCGACGAAATCTCTCATCAGCCGATCCGTCTCCTCCAACGAGACGTTGATCATGGTGCTCAAACCACCACCAGGGAGTGAGGAGAAGATCACCAAACCGGCTTCAGCACCCATTAGCTCGGCCCATTGCTTCTGCAGGCCCTCGCGCATTCCGAGATCATCGTAGTGCACCATATTCTGCTTCTCGCCGATTCGAGTCACTACAACGCGTTCGCCAGTGGCAACTCCCTGGGATACCACCGGACAGATATATGTCTTCCCTTCATATTTTGCACCAAATTGGCCTTGCTGTTTGTTCTTGCGATCTTTGACATTCAAATTTGCTAGAGTCTTGATCACCGCCAGCATCACATCACTCGACTCGCGGTCACGTGGTTCACCGTTGTGCCAGACTCCATCTATCTCATGGCGCACCGTAACGCCCTGCTGAGTGTAGTCGAGCATGAGTTTATCGGCTCGGCGCTGTACAAGTTCAGCCACCGCGTCTTTGAGCAGCAGATACCCCGGTGATTGGCGTGCTGCGAGTAAATTCGCATTATTCGTCGAAAGATCTTCTGCCCCCATTGCCATTAGTTCGACAGGGGCTCCCTTTTCATAGTCCGCCTTGCGTTCGGAACTCATCTTGATGCCAACACTACTTAGAGTAGTAGCTATCGCATACCTCCACCAAGAACTCGTTAGAACCGTCTCGTGGGGTTCGACATTCTTATTGTGTACTAGCACATATGGCACCCAGGAGGCTACGAAAGCAACAAACATCAAGAGCGCTCGTAGCCATGTCGGCGCCGGAAGGAAAAACATCAGCACCGTTAGAAGCACAAAAGGCAAGTAATAGATGAGGCTCCACTTATGCCAGCCAAGTCCATGGATCTGGCAATCACGATTGACCCAATCCCCCGCTGCAACCCACATCCAAAAAATCACTACGAGCCCAATCA contains:
- a CDS encoding response regulator transcription factor; translated protein: MSQVSANQRVLIVEDDATLLRGLSDNFTSAGFDVQTATDGEAGIAYVLAEPPDLVVLDIMLPRINGYDLCRRVRQAKLEMPILMLTAKGQEEDIVRGLELGADDYMTKPFSIRELLARVKTLLRRHGNEMAERIVIGDLIFDRTSHNLTRDGHEIPLTSKEYALLEYFASRPHRALTRGDIINHVWGRSIIVNGRSVDRCVATLRSKIEPTPSQPQFIHTIRDVGYRFGLPE
- a CDS encoding sensor histidine kinase gives rise to the protein MRSFWQSSSESDRLAWPILLLLLTVLVPSVGTVWMMREAVRNERLATGQRLTEAYQAHLQSASQAVEDRWIAQLEKLSEQVGKQTPAQAFADGISNGIADSLLVRDDQGQIVYPNMATTTTEEMPEKVPAWENAERLEFIGQWHKAAEAYARIAEDVYGPDVASAWQAQVRSLLKGDKRIEAIEVLQKLRGQDGLHDAQGRSFAAAAELRLLEVLDRDTKAWNEVANSLQRRLGDYQQNTLLAPQRRFLMNALQELASEPLNWPTQPAEELAARAISIYEPSFATPRLHPTPLAGMWSCASQDGSVVGLYRAESLPEQILKLTNDLALPKGVSFVVSGPQESSEAILDTSLGKSLPGWRLGLIADGNPFDETSKQRKAVHAWIALLVVAATCVLGWLLASTLQRRMRLAQLKNDLVATVSHELKTPLASIRLLVDTLLESENGEPRQSSKNNVREYLKLISHENARLTRLIDNFLTFSRLERDKQRFDYQVIDVCEVIQQAAAIFCERWDDECLHVVEGTEALVLGDKDALVTAVVNLLENARKYSDENREIHLTSATLGDQVTIAVRDNGIGMSPGATRHVFDRFYQVDQRVARSEGGCGLGLSIVAAIMQSHGGDAKVKSQPGAGSTFTLYLPKFHGDTAKQAAPVHVVTVPAEDNR
- a CDS encoding DUF3108 domain-containing protein, with the protein product MYCLRSTPSRLCWLNLMASVALVTVAAPANAATASELLEKAIYTEETVGDLDQAIKVYEQVVAEGKAVEKVAAQAQLRIGLIYAKQGKTDKATAAFQAVIDNYPQAEDVVAEARKHLPREPQLLPVPWGAGDELLMEMQLPNGMGVGQQIYRVSAIEKEGQPHWECQTWQTVVINGQLGKSRVLINKETFAPIESTWKHSMLGQATGSYGKNEVVIQLSNETDSTTLKFKGQVFDNEQAAEMFRLLPLKEGYKTTAQIISTLGTTLIPLEIDVTKLETLEVPAGNFECFRLELNIGQTFWISTDEHRYIVQFRGGGVTARLSEIRDSPFTDSTNVEEPSFSVTLPPNWFAYTPSGGEKDASPTTTIIDPDSIANTRIEAGPLEPIRSKFDSPESWLKESIEKYRNETVDFKLDEKGIETTSIGGRPAASAIFQFKEGKKSMTARRITIFGETSAANVRSAVETKQLEQWEPQFAEILSTLEVK
- a CDS encoding CvpA family protein is translated as MLYLAILICALLFAGVAMTVNEGLWSNAIALISVMLGGLFGIFIGVPAGNFLGEQAGKGPDNAWYFVFAGVWGVFTVSVLVIRIVADRTSRTKMRFIPLVDKIGGPLVGVFVAVMFASFAAYTLDRIAIKAGEWKYSDSPGFAQSVFTYARAPFWNVANSFASAEGIDKTFTASNP
- a CDS encoding ATPase, T2SS/T4P/T4SS family, encoding MLKLTRIVSPSAASLLLCIFVQTWLTPGSVWAQTSLGELGATQAIGNELDTGAARRGGANNDQPAEGSEPALTNPNASSGNATPDFSQRALTLSFNLGVLLKLIGLVVIFWMWVAAGDWVNRDCQIHGLGWHKWSLIYYLPFVLLTVLMFFLPAPTWLRALLMFVAFVASWVPYVLVHNKNVEPHETVLTSSWWRYAIATTLSSVGIKMSSERKADYEKGAPVELMAMGAEDLSTNNANLLAARQSPGYLLLKDAVAELVQRRADKLMLDYTQQGVTVRHEIDGVWHNGEPRDRESSDVMLAVIKTLANLNVKDRKNKQQGQFGAKYEGKTYICPVVSQGVATGERVVVTRIGEKQNMVHYDDLGMREGLQKQWAELMGAEAGLVIFSSLPGGGLSTMINVSLEETDRLMRDFVAIEEVSNREHDIQNISVTTYDASKGETPASILPTLIRTYPNVYVLRDMTDVETAKLLFKEVQDEHLVVTSIRAKEAAEALLRFLQLKMPPKEFAKVTKGVLYQRLIRKLCPDCKVGYTPPSDVLRKLGIPAGKVEQLYRPPKGDEIEKPCKACQGLGYLGRTGLFELLVVNDKIREILIKQPKLPLLKEAARASRQRSLQEEGVLLVAQGTTSLQELTRVLKQ